A single window of Enterobacteriaceae bacterium ESL0689 DNA harbors:
- the rimI gene encoding ribosomal protein S18-alanine N-acetyltransferase has translation MNIISTLRATDLSHAWQIEQRAHAFPWSEKTFASNQGDHYLNFRLEVDGVMAAFAITQVVADEATLFNIAVDPAFQRRGLGRALLEHVIAEVEKRHIVTLWLEVRASNQAAITLYNSAGFHHVTFRRDYYPAVNGREDAIIMALPVSM, from the coding sequence ATGAACATCATTTCTACCCTCAGGGCAACTGATTTATCCCATGCCTGGCAAATAGAGCAACGCGCCCACGCTTTCCCGTGGAGTGAAAAAACATTTGCCAGCAATCAGGGCGATCACTATCTGAATTTCCGGCTGGAAGTGGATGGCGTCATGGCCGCCTTCGCAATTACACAAGTTGTCGCTGATGAGGCGACATTATTCAACATTGCGGTAGATCCGGCTTTTCAGCGTCGGGGCTTAGGACGGGCACTGCTGGAGCATGTGATTGCTGAAGTGGAAAAACGGCATATTGTGACCTTATGGCTGGAAGTCCGGGCCTCTAACCAGGCGGCGATAACGCTGTATAACAGCGCAGGTTTTCATCATGTCACCTTTCGTCGCGATTACTATCCTGCGGTCAATGGTCGTGAGGATGCGATAATTATGGCACTGCCGGTCAGTATGTAA
- a CDS encoding DNA polymerase III subunit psi — MTSRRDWQLQQLGIIRWSLRRPAVLQGEIAHSLPEQTRLLMVAENLPSLTEPLISDILRALNVTAAQVLQLTPTQVVMLQADRDCNSWCLGTDISLPLMGARISTPTFNELQTSALARMALWQQICTHEHHFYPQGN; from the coding sequence ATGACTTCCCGCCGGGACTGGCAATTACAACAGCTAGGGATTATTCGGTGGTCGCTGCGTCGTCCGGCAGTATTGCAGGGTGAAATTGCCCACTCGCTTCCGGAGCAAACTCGTCTGTTGATGGTGGCGGAAAATCTACCGTCATTAACTGAACCGCTGATCAGTGACATTTTACGTGCTCTGAATGTGACTGCCGCGCAGGTACTGCAACTGACGCCAACTCAGGTCGTCATGTTACAGGCAGATCGTGACTGCAATAGCTGGTGTCTGGGCACAGATATCTCCTTACCGCTGATGGGGGCGAGGATCTCAACTCCCACTTTTAATGAACTCCAGACCAGCGCGCTGGCACGTATGGCGCTCTGGCAACAAATTTGTACTCATGAACATCATTTCTACCCTCAGGGCAACTGA